A stretch of Mastomys coucha isolate ucsf_1 unplaced genomic scaffold, UCSF_Mcou_1 pScaffold3, whole genome shotgun sequence DNA encodes these proteins:
- the LOC116074722 gene encoding olfactory receptor 2B6-like encodes MWINNQSSVDDFILLGFSDRPWLETPLFVIFLVAYIFALFGNISIILVSRLDPQLDSPMYFFVSNLSLLDLCYTTSTVPQMLVNLRGPEKTISYGGCVAQLYIFLALGSTECILLAIMAFDRFAAICKPLHYPIIMNHKRCIHMATGTWISGFANSLVQSTLTVVAPRCGQRVIDHFFCEVPALLKLACTDTTVNEAELNVLGALLLLVPLSLILGTYVFIAQAVLKLRSAESRWKAFNTCASHLLVVFLFYFTAISMYVQPPSSYSHERGKIMALFYGIVTPTLNPFIYTLRNKDVKAALRRALTKEFWVKTRQ; translated from the coding sequence ATGTGGATCAACAATCAGAGCTCAGTAGATGACTTCATCTTATTGGGATTTTCTGACCGGCCTTGGCTGGAGACACCTCTCTTTGTAATTTTTCTGGTGGCCTACATCTTTGCCTTATTTGGCAATATCTCCATTATCCTGGTTTCCCGCCTAGACCCCCAGCTTGACAGCCCCATGTACTTTTTTGTCTCCAACCTTTCTCTTCTGGACCTCTGCTATACTACGAGCACTGTCCCTCAGATGTTGGTCAACCTTAGAGGGCCCGAGAAGACCATCAGCTATGGTGGCTGTGTGGCCCAGCTCTATATTTTCTTGGCCTTGGGCTCAACTGAATGCATCCTTCTGGCCATCATGGCTTTTGACCGCTTTGCTGCCATTTGCAAGCCCCTTCACTATCCTATCATCATGAACCACAAACGGTGCATTCATATGGCCACAGGGACCTGGATTAGTGGATTTGCAAACTCTCTTGTGCAGTCCACCCTCACTGTGGTAGCCCCAAGGTGTGGACAGAGGGTAATAGACCATTTCTTCTGTGAAGTCCCAGCCCTTTTGAAACTAGCTTGCACTGACACAACTGTGAATGAAGCCGAGCTTAATGTTCTTGGTGCTTTGCTGCTCTTGGTGCCTCTTAGCCTCATCCTGGGCACCTATGTGTTCATTGCTCAGGCAGTGCTGAAACTCCGGTCTGCTGAAAGTCGCTGGAAGGCATTTAATACCTGTGCTTCACATCTGCTGGTGGTCTTCCTCTTTTACTTCACCGCTATCAGTATGTATGTTCAGCCTCCCTCAAGCTATTCTCATGAAAGGGGCAAGATTATGGCTCTGTTCTATGGCATTGTCACACCTACCCTCAACCCATTCATCTATACTTTGAGGAACAAGGATGTGAAGGCTGCCCTGAGGAGGGCACTAACAAAGGAGTTTTGGGTCAAGACAAGGCAGTAG
- the LOC116074870 gene encoding olfactory receptor 10A5-like isoform X2, translating to MSINCSLWQENSLSVKRFVFAKFSEVSGECFLLFTLILLMFLVSLTGNALIALAICTSPALHTPMYFFLANLSLLEIGYTCSVIPKMLQSLVSEARGISREGCATQMFFFIFFVTLFYGSTSATYLRPKSNHSPEVDKLLALFYTAVTSMLNPIIYSLRNKEVKGALRRTLGLKKVLTMSR from the exons ATGAGTATCAACTGCTCTCTGTGGCAGGAAAATAGCTTGTCTGTGAAACGCTTTGTATTTGCCAAGTTCTCTGAAGTCTCTGGAGAATGCTTCCTCCTGTTCACCCTCATCCTCCTCATGTTCTTAGTATCACTGACAGGAAATGCACTCATAGCCCTTGCCATCTGCACCAGTCCAGCCCTacacacccccatgtacttctttctGGCCAACTTGTCTCTCCTGGAAATTGGCTACACTTGCTCTGTCATACCGAAGATGTTGCAGAGCCTTGTAAGTGAGGCCCGAGGGATCTCTCGGGAGGGATGTGCCACACAGatgtttttcttcatattctttG TCACACTCTTCTATGGCTCAACATCTGCCACCTATTTGAGGCCCAAGTCTAACCACTCTCCAGAAGTGGATAAACTCTTGGCCCTCTTCTACACAGCAGTGACATCCATGCTGAACCCCATCATCTATAGCTTAAGGAACAAGGAAGTAAAAGGGGCACTGAGAAGAACTCTGGGGCTGAAGAAAGTTCTGACAATGAGTAGGTAA
- the LOC116074628 gene encoding olfactory receptor 2G3-like, with translation MINSTVNSDFILVGFSDQPQLERRLFVVVLISYLLTLVGNTIIILISSIDSKLKTPMYFFLTHLSFVDICFTTSIVPQLLWNLKGPSKTITAVGCAVQLYVSLTLGSTECILLAVMAFDRYAAVCKPLHYVAVMNPQLCQALAGISWLSGVGNSLIQGTITLWLPRCGHLWLHHFFCEVPSMIKLACVDIHANEVQLFVASLVLLLLPLALILTSYGHIAKAVIRIKSSQAWRRALGTCGSHLMVVSLFYGSITAIYIQPNSSYAHTHGKFISLFYTVMTPTLNPLIYTLRNKEVKGALGRLFNRASGV, from the coding sequence ATGATTAACAGCACTGTCAATAGTGACTTCATTCTGGTGGGTTTCTCAGATCAGCCTCAACTGGAAAGAAGACTCTTTGTAGTAGTTTTAATTTCTTATCTTCTCACTCTGGTAGGAAATACAATCATTATTCTAATCTCTTCAATAGATTCTAAACTCAAAACCCCTATGTACTTTTTTCTCACTCATCTCTCCTTTGTTGACATCTGTTTCACCACCAGTATTGTCCCCCAACTGCTATGGAACTTGAAAGGACCATCCAAGACTATCACAGCAGTGGGCTGTGCAGTGCAGCTTTATGTTTCCCTGACTCTGGGCTCTACTGAGTGTATTCTCCTGGCTGTAATGGCTTTTGATCGCTATGCCGCTGTCTGCAAACCTCTCCACTACGTAGCTGTGATGAATCCACAGCTCTGCCAGGCTCTAGCAGGAATCTCGTGGCTCAGTGGGGTAGGAAATTCTCTCATCCAAGGAACAATCACGCTTTGGCTCCCACGTTGTGGCCATCTGTGGCTCCACCACTTCTTCTGTGAAGTCCCCTCTATGATCAAGCTTGCCTGTGTGGACATTCATGCCAATGAGGTCCAACTCTTTGTAGCCTCATTGGTCTTGCTGCTCTTACCCTTAGCACTGATACTGACGTCCTACGGACATATAGCTAAAGCAGTTATAAGAATTAAGTCATCTCAGGCTTGGCGTAGAGCCCTGGGCACATGTGGATCCCACTTGATGGTTGTATCTCTCTTTTACGGGAGCATCACAGCCATCTACATCCAGCCAAACAGTTCATATGCCCACACCCATGGGAAGttcatctctctcttttacaCTGTTATGACCCCAACCCTTAATCCCCTCATCTACACACTGAGGAATAAGGAGGTGAAAGGGGCTCTGGGACGGCTCTTCAATAGAGCCTCTGGAGTGTGA
- the LOC116074870 gene encoding olfactory receptor 10C1-like isoform X1 yields the protein MSINCSLWQENSLSVKRFVFAKFSEVSGECFLLFTLILLMFLVSLTGNALIALAICTSPALHTPMYFFLANLSLLEIGYTCSVIPKMLQSLVSEARGISREGCATQMFFFIFFGITECCLLAAMAFDRYMAICSPLHYATRMSRGVCAHLAIVSWGMGCIVGLGQTNFIFSLDFCGPCEIDHFFCDLPPVLALACGDTSQNEAAIFVAAVLCIFSPFLLIISSYVRILVAVLVMPSPEGRHKALSTCSSHLLVVTLFYGSTSATYLRPKSNHSPEVDKLLALFYTAVTSMLNPIIYSLRNKEVKGALRRTLGLKKVLTMSR from the coding sequence ATGAGTATCAACTGCTCTCTGTGGCAGGAAAATAGCTTGTCTGTGAAACGCTTTGTATTTGCCAAGTTCTCTGAAGTCTCTGGAGAATGCTTCCTCCTGTTCACCCTCATCCTCCTCATGTTCTTAGTATCACTGACAGGAAATGCACTCATAGCCCTTGCCATCTGCACCAGTCCAGCCCTacacacccccatgtacttctttctGGCCAACTTGTCTCTCCTGGAAATTGGCTACACTTGCTCTGTCATACCGAAGATGTTGCAGAGCCTTGTAAGTGAGGCCCGAGGGATCTCTCGGGAGGGATGTGCCACACAGatgtttttcttcatattctttGGTATAACTGAGTGCTGCCTACTGGCAGCTATGGCCTTTGACCGCTACATGGCCATATGCTCCCCACTCCACTATGCAACTCGAATGAGTCGTGGGGTATGTGCCCATTTGGCAATAGTTTCATGGGGAATGGGATGTATTGTAGGGTTGGGACAaaccaattttattttctccttggaCTTCTGTGGACCGTGTGAGATAGACCACTTCTTCTGTGACCTTCCACCTGTCCTGGCACTTGCCTGTGGAGATACATCCCAAAATGAAGCTGCCATCTTTGTGGCAGCAGTCCTCTGCATATTTAGTCCTTTTTTGCTGATCATTTCTTCCTATGTGAGAATTCTGGTTGCAGTGCTGGTGATGCCTTCACCTGAGGGGCGCCATAAAGCTCTCTCCACCTGTTCCTCCCACCTACTTGTAGTCACACTCTTCTATGGCTCAACATCTGCCACCTATTTGAGGCCCAAGTCTAACCACTCTCCAGAAGTGGATAAACTCTTGGCCCTCTTCTACACAGCAGTGACATCCATGCTGAACCCCATCATCTATAGCTTAAGGAACAAGGAAGTAAAAGGGGCACTGAGAAGAACTCTGGGGCTGAAGAAAGTTCTGACAATGAGTAGGTAA